In Ornithodoros turicata isolate Travis unplaced genomic scaffold, ASM3712646v1 ctg00001320.1, whole genome shotgun sequence, a genomic segment contains:
- the LOC135376827 gene encoding uncharacterized protein LOC135376827, whose amino-acid sequence MESSDDDIAAAIPQSAQQNASADLPSTNTASTSTLRPTTERQYPVKEFAILLLKWKEAKKVPESTLNEIANDMFNFFNDCGPQLFSAQGSDVEPSANSEMGQLLAKKGRERFWTGALPYVEPVTVTLNEAGEARVSFQYVPILEVLRHYVEWLDNSLTSDPCRFADTLSSVFDASAFASHEYFCGDREKLCIQLYTDEFEVCNPIGAQRQKHKLMAVYYTLLNVPSRLRAQLSHIHLALLCKEKHIQKYGLDRILERLHQDIAHLEIEGITVHNKKITGSVFCLSGDNLSSHRIGGFKASVNHGHICQFAGLYIMKFEQNTKNRTLCCALQQSTSSTWTCVVGVLQRCLVMALKHHL is encoded by the coding sequence ATGGAGAGCAGTGATGATGATATTGCAGCAGCTATCCCTCAATCGGCTCAACAGAATGCTTCAGCTGATCTACCATCCACAAATACTGCAAGCACAAGTACTTTGCGGCCAACCACTGAACGACAATATCCTGTGAAAGAATTCGCAATCCTCCTATTGAAATGGAAAGAAGCAAAGAAGGTACCAGAGTCAACGCTTAACGAGATTGCAAACGACATGTTCAATTTTTTCAATGATTGTGGGCCACAGCTTTTTTCTGCACAAGGTAGTGATGTAGAACCATCTGCGAATAGTGAAATGGGGCAACTTTTGGCAAAAAAAGGTCGTGAACGCTTTTGGACTGGTGCCCTTCCATATGTTGAGCCAGTCACAGTGACCTTAAATGAAGCTGGCGAAGCACGAGTAAGCTTCCAGTACGTGCCCATCTTGGAGGTGTTGAGACACTACGTCGAATGGCTTGACAATTCACTCACCAGTGACCCATGCAGGTTTGCTGACACCTTAAGCTCGGTGTTTGATGCATCAGCCTTTGCAAGCCATGAGTATTTCTGTGGGGATCGGGAAAAGTTGTGCATCCAGCTTTACACTGATGAATTTGAGGTGTGCAATCCCATCGGTGCACAAAGACAAAAACACAAGCTCATGGCTGTGTACTATACTTTGCTAAATGTACCATCACGCTTGAGAGCACAACTTTCACACATCCATTTGGCTCTATTATGTAAAGAAAAGCACATTCAAAAGTACGGGCTTGACAGAATACTGGAACGGCTGCACCAGGATATTGCCCACCTGGAAATTGAAGGTATCACGGTTCACAACAAAAAGATTACTGGTAGCGTATTCTGCCTCTCAGGTGACAATCTTTCAAGCCATCGGATTGGTGGGTTCAAGGCAAGCGTTAACCATGGACACATTTGTCAATTTGCAGGGCTCTACATCATGAAATTcgaacaaaacacaaagaacaGGACTTTGTGTTGCGCACTCCAGCAGTCCACAAGTTCCACTTGGACATGCGTCGTGGGGGTGCTGCAACGTTGCCTCGTTATGGCCTTAAAGCACCATCTGTAG